ATTAAATCCCGGTACGGGAGTAATTATCACTGGAACTCCGAGAAAAATTGAAGGGGAAGGAGTTGTTTCAGGATATATTTCAATTCCTGTTATAGATGTTTTTACCCTAATTCCAATCAGCGAAACTTATATTGTGTACGAAATTATAGATGAAGCCTCTGGAAACAGGGTTTTGGTAGCACATGATAAAGATGCTGGCTTATTACCTGAAACTAAAATGAAAATTGCAGGCGTTGTCAAACAATTTCAGTTGGCACAGGAAGATGACAGCGAGTTTGAAAAATTTATTGAAGTAGATTATTTTGTTGAAACTATATAATAATCAAAGGGCTGCAAAAAAATGCAGCCCTTCTTTTTTCATAGGTACTATATATTATGCAAGTTTGTTAATCTATTAAATCAAATTCTGCCTCCTGAACATCTCTAGAGTTTGTTCCAATAAATACTTTGAATTTTCCAGGTTCAGAAATAAATTCCAATTGCTGATTATAAAATTTTAAATCTTCTTCAGTTATAGTAAAAACTATATCTTTAGATTTACCTTTTTCAATAAACACTTTCTGAAATCCTTTGAGTTCTTTAATTGGTCTGGTTTGAGAACCAACCAGATCTTGAAGATAAAGCTGGACAACTTCCTCGCCATCATAATTTCCATTATTCCTTACGTTCACGGATATTTTCAGGCTATCGGCTTTTGTTATGCTATTCTTATCTAGTTTCAAATTCGAATAGGTAAAGTTTGTATAACTTAGACCATACCCGAAAGGATAGAGGGGTTCATTGTTCACATCGAGATAATTTGATCTGAACTTTTGGAACCAAGCATCTTTCCCTAATGGCCTACCTGTATTTTTCTGACTGTAATAAATTGGCAATTGACCTACATTTTGCGGAAATGTTGCCGGTAATTTTCCAGAAGGATTTACATCCCCAAATAATACATCAGCTACAGCTTTACCAGTTTCGGTTCCTCCAAACCATACATTCAGAATTGCTGGGACGTTTTCATTTTCCCAAGTTAGGGTAAGTGGCCTTCCGGCAAAAAGTACTAATACAACAGGTTTTCCTGTTTTCAAAAGTGCTTGTAAAAGTCGTTTTTGACTTTCTGGAATATTCAAATCGGTGCGGCTAGAACTTTCACCACTCATTTCCGAACTTTCACCTAAAGCAGCAATGATCACATCAGCATCTTTCGCTGTATTAATAGCTTCATCAATAATCTGCTGAGGGTCTCGGTCATCTCTAGGGATAGTGCGACCAAACATAGTTGAACGCTCTTGTAATGCAGCATCATCTGTCAAGTTAGAACCAAGGTGAGTAACAATTTTCACCTTATTTCCCAAAGCTGATTTCATGCCATCCACCAAAGACATGGTGTTTGCCAACTCAGCACTTACACTCCATGTTCCCGGCATATTGGCTCCAGTATTTGCCAATGGACCAATAACAGCTACTGTTCCCTGTTCTTTTAAAGGTAAAGTTTGATTATCATTTTTTAAGAGAACAAATGATTTACCAGCAGCTTCTCTTGCTAGTTTTAAGTGTTCTGGAGTTAATATCTCATTTTTGGCGCGTTCGTCACTGCAATATTTAAATGGATCGTCAAATAAACCAAGTCTGTATTTAGCTTCAAGAACATACCTACATGCTCTGTCTATTTCTTCTAGAGTTACTTTTCCTTCATCCAAGGATTTTTTTAATGTCGTCAGAAAGCCTTCACCAACCATGTCCATATCGACACCCGCTTTTAAGGAGAGTTCAGATACTTTCTGAAGGTCACCTAGGCCATGATCAATCAATTCATTGACAGCAGTATAATCTGTTACAACTAAACCATTAAATTTCCAATCATCCCTTAAAAGATCTGTCAGAAGCCAATGATTTGCCGTGGCAGGGATGCCATTAATATCATTGAAAGAAGTCATTATGGACAATGCACCTGCATCTAAAGCTGCTTTATAAGGTGGAAGATATTCATTGTACATTCTATGTAGGCTCATATCCGTGGTATGATAATCCCTACCTGCTTCTGCAGCACCATATAAGGCAAAATGTTTTACGCAAGCCATTAAGGTGTTGTTCTTGCTTAAATCATCGCCTTGATAACCAATAACCATTTCTCGAGCAATTCTGGCGCTGAGGTAAGTGTCTTCTCCCGAACCTTCAGATATTCTTCCCCACCTTGCATCTCTGGAGATGTCAACCATAGGAGAGAAGGTCCAGTTCAGTCCATCCGCAGATGCTTCAATTGCAGCTACTCTTGCTGTTTTCTGGATCAATGGCATATCCCAGGTAGCAGCCAGTCCTAATGGAATCGGAAAAATAGTTTTATATCCATGGATAACGTCCATTCCAAATATAATCGGAATCTTTAACCTTGAATTATTAACTGCTAATTCTTGAGCTTTTCTGATTTTGGAAGGCGTGGTCATACTGAATATCCCACCGATATTTCCAGCTTTTATTTTTGACTCAACATCTGTTGACACAACTGATCCTGTGGTAGCTTCACCCGCAGTGACCAGATTCAACTGACCAATTTTTTCTTCTACAGTCATTTTACTCATTAAGTCATTGATGAATTGATTCATCTTCTGATTTTCTTGAGCATGACCTAAATTACTGCTTATTACTGCTGCTATGCAGAGTATATTTTTTAATAATTTCATTTATGATCAATTTTAACTCTTATTTCAAATTGGGGCTTTGAAATCCTAATTTTTTGAGACCATCTTGAATTTCTGGAGCTTGCATAAAAAGGTTCCAAATCAACCCTGACCTGTAGTTTTCCATCATGACAACAATAGGACCTTGGTCTATTGCCAAATAACGCTGAGGATACCAATTTTCTGTTTCACTGAAAGCATCATAAAATCCATATTTTCCCCATACTTTGTCTCCCAAATGATTAAATAGATACCTTGCAAATGAAAGGCTTTCCTTTGGTGTATAAGGGATGGATGATAATGCAGCTGTTGGGCTAATTACAGATTTGTCATTGTCGGGGTGATGTGCATCATAACCCGTGATGGAATATGAAGCAGTAAGCCCCCAAGCTTTATCAGCTCCATAGCCTTTAAATTTTCTTGGGTTATCCTCTGCATAGGCAATATTAATCCTCGCATGATTTTCAACTACTTGACCATAATCAACATATTGATCTTTTAATCCTATTGGATTTAATCCCAAGAAGGAATAATGAGCCCAAAATAATGGACCAACTTGGCCTTCTTTGGCATTATGCTTTGATCCCGATTGGGATTTCGAATTTTTTTAGATCTGATTTTATCTTACCATTTCTTGCCCATCCTTGATTGTATACTGCTGTATCAATAGGGTGAGTAGGTGAAGATGCTGCTAAAACATAGGTAATCAAACATTCATCATACCCTTGAATAGGGTGGTTCATACCAAAATCATGGGTTGGACTCCAATGCCAAAGTAATACGTTCTTTCCATTGGTGTAATGATTCCAATCAATTCCTTTCCACAATTCATCTGCTTTTTTGGCAACTTCTTTCTGGGTTTCTGAACCATTTTTAAAATATTCTCTTACAACAATTAAAGATTGAGTAAGGAATGCTGTTTCTACTAAATCACCGCCATTGTCCTTGTCGCTGAATGCTTTGACCTTTCCAGTATCTCCAAAATACCAGTGTGACCAAGCACCTTTAAATCGAGGTATTTTAGCTAAGTAATCCATGATATGGTTCAGTCTCTCCTCACCTTCTTTCTTAGTAATATAGCCTCTCTCCATGCCGACTACCAATCCCATGATTCCGAATCCGCTACCACCTGTAGTCACGACATTTTGGTCATTTTGTGGGTATTCTCCGTCAATATGGATTCTTTCCCTAGCAAGTCCCGATGTTGGTTCTGCGCCTTCCCAAAAATATTGGAAGGTTTGTTGCTGAATTTTATTCATCAGGGAGTCATTGGAAAGTGATATGCTGTCAGCTGAGATGCTGTCTTTCTTGTTTTCTGTTTTTTGGGTGTTCTGACAGGCTTGAAGACCTGCCACGCTTAATAATAAACCGATAGTTAGTGTACGTATTTTCATTTTATATTATATATGGGGTGAAGTAAAGCCGAGTTTTTTTAATCCATTTTTAATTTCTGGGCTTTTCATTAGCAGATTCCAAATCAATTGGCTTCTATGATTTTCAATGGCAATAATTATTGGTCCTTGATCAATTGCAATATAGCTTTCTGCAAACCATGGCTCATGTAAGGAAAAGCCATCTTTGAATCCATATTTCCCC
The Sphingobacterium daejeonense genome window above contains:
- the bglX gene encoding beta-glucosidase BglX, with product MKLLKNILCIAAVISSNLGHAQENQKMNQFINDLMSKMTVEEKIGQLNLVTAGEATTGSVVSTDVESKIKAGNIGGIFSMTTPSKIRKAQELAVNNSRLKIPIIFGMDVIHGYKTIFPIPLGLAATWDMPLIQKTARVAAIEASADGLNWTFSPMVDISRDARWGRISEGSGEDTYLSARIAREMVIGYQGDDLSKNNTLMACVKHFALYGAAEAGRDYHTTDMSLHRMYNEYLPPYKAALDAGALSIMTSFNDINGIPATANHWLLTDLLRDDWKFNGLVVTDYTAVNELIDHGLGDLQKVSELSLKAGVDMDMVGEGFLTTLKKSLDEGKVTLEEIDRACRYVLEAKYRLGLFDDPFKYCSDERAKNEILTPEHLKLAREAAGKSFVLLKNDNQTLPLKEQGTVAVIGPLANTGANMPGTWSVSAELANTMSLVDGMKSALGNKVKIVTHLGSNLTDDAALQERSTMFGRTIPRDDRDPQQIIDEAINTAKDADVIIAALGESSEMSGESSSRTDLNIPESQKRLLQALLKTGKPVVLVLFAGRPLTLTWENENVPAILNVWFGGTETGKAVADVLFGDVNPSGKLPATFPQNVGQLPIYYSQKNTGRPLGKDAWFQKFRSNYLDVNNEPLYPFGYGLSYTNFTYSNLKLDKNSITKADSLKISVNVRNNGNYDGEEVVQLYLQDLVGSQTRPIKELKGFQKVFIEKGKSKDIVFTITEEDLKFYNQQLEFISEPGKFKVFIGTNSRDVQEAEFDLID
- a CDS encoding glucoamylase family protein codes for the protein MGLNPIGLKDQYVDYGQVVENHARINIAYAEDNPRKFKGYGADKAWGLTASYSITGYDAHHPDNDKSVISPTAALSSIPYTPKESLSFARYLFNHLGDKVWGKYGFYDAFSETENWYPQRYLAIDQGPIVVMMENYRSGLIWNLFMQAPEIQDGLKKLGFQSPNLK
- a CDS encoding glucoamylase family protein, giving the protein MKIRTLTIGLLLSVAGLQACQNTQKTENKKDSISADSISLSNDSLMNKIQQQTFQYFWEGAEPTSGLARERIHIDGEYPQNDQNVVTTGGSGFGIMGLVVGMERGYITKKEGEERLNHIMDYLAKIPRFKGAWSHWYFGDTGKVKAFSDKDNGGDLVETAFLTQSLIVVREYFKNGSETQKEVAKKADELWKGIDWNHYTNGKNVLLWHWSPTHDFGMNHPIQGYDECLITYVLAASSPTHPIDTAVYNQGWARNGKIKSDLKKFEIPIGIKA